In Juglans regia cultivar Chandler chromosome 13, Walnut 2.0, whole genome shotgun sequence, the following proteins share a genomic window:
- the LOC108997141 gene encoding short-chain dehydrogenase reductase ATA1: protein MEPDSHMYDHDLQRLSTKRLIGKVAVITGGARGIGAATAKLFAQSGAYVIIADILDELGAKLANLIGGRYIHCNVAKEADVESAIQLALTWKGRLDIMFNNAGIAGPGGSITNLDMEQVKSLLSVNLHGVLHGMKHAAQAMIKCQNGGSIICTSSSAAIMGGLSGHAYTLSKVAIIGLMRSAACELGAHGIRVNCISPHGVPSEMLVSSFREFLGDVRPDEVSRIVGETGSLLRGRGASTEDVARAALFLASGDAGFITAHNLVLDGGYTSASSNMSFIYKYEEKEKRK, encoded by the exons ATGGAGCCAGATTCTCATATGTATGATCATGACTTGCAGAGGTTGTCCACAAAGAG GTTGATAGGCAAAGTTGCAGTTATAACTGGCGGTGCAAGAGGAATTGGAGCTGCCACAGCAAAATTGTTTGCACAAAGTGGTGCCTATGTTATAATTGCTGACATACTCGACGAGCTTGGGGCAAAACTAGCCAATTTAATAGGAGGCCGATACATACACTGCAACGTGGCAAAGGAAGCCGACGTGGAATCAGCAATCCAACTGGCACTGACTTGGAAAGGCCGACTAGATATCATGTTCAACAATGCCGGGATTGCAGGCCCTGGGGGAAGCATCACCAATCTTGACATGGAGCAGGTCAAGAGTCTGCTCTCAGTTAATCTGCATGGAGTTTTGCACGGAATGAAACATGCTGCACAAGCAATGATCAAATGCCAAAATGGAGGGAGCATCATATGCACATCGAGTTCGGCAGCCATCATGGGAGGATTATCCGGACACGCCTATACATTGTCGAAGGTGGCGATCATTGGATTGATGAGAAGTGCTGCATGTGAGTTGGGGGCGCATGGAATTCGAGTGAACTGCATTTCCCCACATGGAGTTCCTTCAGAGATGCTTGTCAGTAGCTTTAGAGAGTTTCTTGGGGATGTAAGGCCTGATGAAGTTAGTAGGATTGTGGGTGAGACGGGGAGTTTATTGCGTGGAAGAGGTGCAAGCACAGAAGACGTCGCTCGAGCTGCACTTTTCCTGGCTAGTGGGGATGCTGGTTTCATCACAGCACATAATCTTGTTCTTGATGGGGGATATACTTCTGCTAGCAGTAACATGAGTTTCATATACAAATacgaagaaaaagagaaacgcAAATAG